A window from Mytilus galloprovincialis chromosome 8, xbMytGall1.hap1.1, whole genome shotgun sequence encodes these proteins:
- the LOC143084865 gene encoding histamine H3 receptor-like: MAENTTSSADVEDEDFVASDGLLIFAGFIIIFMILQAIIGNTLTILSYIRDKHLRTTYNLYLINLAIADLTIAAVSMTVYLTYTLRKNTWVYGYHVCKVYLVLDFLACTVTVILMNVISYDRLMLLKQGAAYYVEQNFKKAIFKMCASWVIGFLLYGPAIIGWDHWTGEDVVEPDDCDVQFVNNTAYTTTTAVVEFFLPLTSLGVLNILVIIEIRKLRHNKVHTIQIASVQSHGSETIPNGILAKNEKAKQKSTKKATKAARSLAILVFAFFLTWAPYTILTVVISFCEDCVIIPVYEAFTWILWFKSALNPFLYAFGSARFRENFLYFLCCGKRQLRQVK; this comes from the coding sequence ATGGCAGAAAACACAACTTCAAGTGCCGACGTCGAAGACGAAGACTTTGTGGCGTCAGATGGACTTTTGATCTTTGCTGGCTTTATCATAATATTTATGATATTACAGGCAATAATTGGCAACACATTAACAATATTGTCTTATATACGAGACAAACATTTACGTACGACCTATAACTTATATCTCATCAATCTAGCCATAGCAGATTTAACCATTGCAGCTGTAAGCATGACGGTGTATTTAACGTACACACTGAGAAAAAATACATGGGTGTACGGGTACCATGTATGTAAGGTTTATCTTGTTCTCGATTTCCTCGCTTGTACTGTTACAGTTATACTGATGAATGTTATCAGCTATGACAGGCTAATGCTTCTAAAACAGGGTGCCGCTTACTATGTTGAACAAAATTTTAAGAAAGCCATTTTCAAAATGTGCGCGTCATGGGTGATTGGTTTCTTGCTTTACGGACCTGCTATTATTGGTTGGGATCACTGGACCGGAGAGGATGTAGTGGAACCAGATGATTGTGACGTACAATTTGTCAACAATACTGCGTATACAACTACGACAGCAGTGGTTGAATTTTTCCTGCCGCTTACGTCTCTAGGCGTGTTGAATATATTGGTAATAATAGAGATCCGAAAATTACGCCATAACAAAGTTCACACTATTCAAATAGCATCCGTTCAAAGTCATGGTTCAGAGACTATCCCAAATGGAATCTTAGCTAAGAACGAAAAGGCTAAACAAAAGTCAACTAAGAAAGCAACAAAAGCGGCCAGGTCCCTTGCAATACTTGTTTTCGCATTTTTCTTAACATGGGCACCTTATACAATACTGACTGTTGTTATATCATTTTGTGAGGATTGTGTTATTATCCCGGTCTATGAAGCTTTTACATGGATTCTTTGGTTTAAATCTGCACTGAATCCATTTCTGTATGCATTTGGCAGCGCTCGATTTCGAGAGAATTTCTTGTATTTCTTGTGTTGTGGTAAACGACAGTTACGGCAAGTTAAATGA